The Dehalococcoidia bacterium genomic interval GCGTTTCGATGCCGGGCAGGACCTGCGCAGGGCCGGGGCGTTCACGCCTCTGTCTCGTCCGGGGCGGGCTTCTGGGGCAAGGGAGGGGCGCCGTTGCCGGCGGGCCCGGCGGCGCGGGCGTTCGAGAGGCCGAGGTTGTCGACGACGCGGCGCGATGCGCTCTCGATGTCGATGCCAGTGGTCTCGCGAACGACCTCGAAGGTCTGTTTGACGGCGGCCGTGGCGGAGCTGAGGAAGCGTCCCATGCCGCCGGCGCCGTTGCCGCTGGCCATATCGAGGATGGTCACCTTGTCGATTTCGGCGAGGTGGCGGGTGATGCGGTCGGCGACCTCGGGTACGGCCTCCATGATCGTGGGGAGGATCTGGAGGAGCTGTGCGGCCTCGTTCATGGCGTTCAGGGCGTGGGCCAGCTTTTCCTTGCCCTCGGCCTCGGCGAGCAGGCGGGCGCGCTCACCTTCGGCCTGAGCGAGGAGCTTTGCGCGCTCGCCTTCGGCCTCGGCGAGGAGGTTCGCCTGGCGGCCCGTGGCCTCCGCGGTGAGCTCCGCCTGGCGCGCCTCGGCGAGAGACTTTCGCTTCGATGATTCACCGCTGCCTTCGGCGATCAGCGCTTCCCTCCGGCCTTCCGCTTCGGCCACGGTAGCCTCGCGGCGCGCCATGGCGGGCACGACAACGTCGGCCTCGGCGGCCTTGCGCGCCTGTTCGATGCGCTTCTCCTCGACGCCGATGCGGGCTTCGGTCTCGGCCTTCTCCACCTCGACCTCCGCGACGCGTACCTGGCGCATCGCCGTGGCCTGGGCGAGAGGGCCGGCCTGGGACGCCTTCGCGGCGGCTGCTTCGACTTCGGCCTGATACTCGGCCTTGGCGACGTCGCGGGCCTTCTCGGCGGCGGCGATTTGCTGGTCGGCCAGGGCGCGGGCCTGCGCGGCGGCAAGCTCCGCGGCGGCGACTTTCTCGGTCTGCTCGCGCTGGGCCTGGGCGGCGCCGACCTCGGCGTCGCGCTTGACTTCGGCGGTGCGTTTCTTGCCCAGGGCTTCGAGGTAGCCGACATCGTCCCAGATGGCCTGAATGACGATGTTGTCGATTTGGATGCCCATCTTGGCCAGGTCGGCCGAGGCTGCGGTAGTGATCGACTGCTGGAATTCCTCACGGCTGTCGTTGGCTCGTTCGATAGTGAGGACCGCGAGGACGGCGCGTAGCTGGCCCTCGAGCGTCTTGAGGACGATGCTGCGGATGTCCTCGACCCGGAAGGTGAGGAAGCGCTCCGCGGCGGCCATGATGGAGGCGTCGTCGGAGCCGATGCGGACGTTGGCGACGGCATCGACGTTCACGGGCACGCCCTCGCGGGTGATTGCCTTGCGGACCTCGATGAGGAGGTTCATGGCCTCGAGTGACATGAAGTCGAGGCGCTCGATGACGGGCCAGACGATAGTGGCGCCGCCGCGGACGACCCGGAAGCCGACGGTCTGCTGGGTGCCATCGGGGCCGATGATGCGGCGCTTGCGGCCGGAGATGACGGCGACCACGTTTGGCGGCACCTTGACGTAGCGGCGGCTGACCGTGGCGATGATGAGGAAGACGACGAGGACGAGGAGGCTTACGCCAAAGGCAACGTAAATTCCGGTCACTGCTGTACCTCCTTCGCCGCCTCGGCGATGACTTCGGGCGTCCTCGCAACCACCAGGTCCGACCCGAGCACGGCCCTGATCACCACTCGCTCGCCGGCCGGGATGTGCGCGCCGCCTTCGGCGCGGGCGATGAACGTGTTGGCGCCGCCGGCGGCGCCGACAGTGACTCGCCCGAGGCCGGAGGGCGGGATCGACACTTCGACCACGCCGGTGCGCCCGATCAGGCTGCCGACCTCGGTGACGCTGTTCGACTGCTGGCCGTACAGGAGCTGCAGGAACTTGTAGGCGACGAAGGCCAGGGAGAAGCCCGGCAGGAGGGCGAAGAGGCTGCTGGCGAGGGTGGACCAACCGTAAGAGCTGGTGATCATGCCGGAGGCGCCGTATGCGGTCATGAAGGCCATGAGGTTGCGCAGGCTGAGGGGGGAGGGGCCCTCGTCGCCGGCGCCGGCCTCGGCCGAGGCGGTGGCATCGCCGTCGCCGCCGCCGAAGTCGAGCTGCTCGCCGATGCTGTCGCCGACGCTATCGAAGAAGTCGCCAACGCTGCCGAGGACGAAGGAGACGAAGAGAAAGAGCGCCCCGAACAGGGCTATCGCAAGGAAGAAAGCCTGGTCGACACTCATGGAGCACCCCGGCAGCGAACGCTGAGCGATCTTACCGAAAACGAGGGGACTTGTGGGCGCCGCGGGTGGCTACCGAGGCGCGCGAGATTCTTCGCCCTCCGCCCACCCGGATCGCGGCGCCCGGAATGGCCGGAAGCGCCGGGGGTTTTGCGCAGGGGCGAGCACCGCTACATTTGGGCAAGGTAGACGACGCGACGAAGGCAGGGGTTGGCGACAGAAGGGCTGCGGTCAGGAGTAACGGCGGATACAAGCGCCGATGGTATTACCGTAGCGGAGGCAGCGCCGGAGGAGCGGGCGCGGGGGCGGCGCCGCTCCGAGTTCGTCGACCGGAACCTGACCGAAGGCAGCATACCGAAGAACCTGGCACACCTGGCGTGGCCGCAGGTCGTTGAGTCCGTTGTCAACGTCACCGACCAGCTTGCCGACCTCGTGTGGGCGGGGCGGTTGGGCGCGGAGTCGGTTGCCGGACTGGGCGTGGCGCAGACATACGTGCAGGTAGCGCGGACGGGCCGGCAGGGCCTGGACACCGCCATGCGGGCGATGGTCTCGCGGGCTATCGGCGCCGGGGACGTCGCGCGGGCAAACCACGTTGCGTTGCAGGCCTTCACGCTCTCGGGCGCCTTTTCGCTCCTGATGGTCCTGGTGGGTGTGTTCCTCACGGAGCCGCTGCTGCGCGTGCTCGGCGTGCCGGAGAGCGTGATCATCGCCGGCGCAGACTACATGCGCTGGAACTTCGTCGGCACCGGGGCGGTGGCGTTCCGGATGATGTCGGGCGCAGCGCTGCAGGCGTCGGGAGACACGTTGACGCCG includes:
- a CDS encoding SPFH domain-containing protein; translated protein: MTGIYVAFGVSLLVLVVFLIIATVSRRYVKVPPNVVAVISGRKRRIIGPDGTQQTVGFRVVRGGATIVWPVIERLDFMSLEAMNLLIEVRKAITREGVPVNVDAVANVRIGSDDASIMAAAERFLTFRVEDIRSIVLKTLEGQLRAVLAVLTIERANDSREEFQQSITTAASADLAKMGIQIDNIVIQAIWDDVGYLEALGKKRTAEVKRDAEVGAAQAQREQTEKVAAAELAAAQARALADQQIAAAEKARDVAKAEYQAEVEAAAAKASQAGPLAQATAMRQVRVAEVEVEKAETEARIGVEEKRIEQARKAAEADVVVPAMARREATVAEAEGRREALIAEGSGESSKRKSLAEARQAELTAEATGRQANLLAEAEGERAKLLAQAEGERARLLAEAEGKEKLAHALNAMNEAAQLLQILPTIMEAVPEVADRITRHLAEIDKVTILDMASGNGAGGMGRFLSSATAAVKQTFEVVRETTGIDIESASRRVVDNLGLSNARAAGPAGNGAPPLPQKPAPDETEA
- a CDS encoding NfeD family protein, whose protein sequence is MSVDQAFFLAIALFGALFLFVSFVLGSVGDFFDSVGDSIGEQLDFGGGDGDATASAEAGAGDEGPSPLSLRNLMAFMTAYGASGMITSSYGWSTLASSLFALLPGFSLAFVAYKFLQLLYGQQSNSVTEVGSLIGRTGVVEVSIPPSGLGRVTVGAAGGANTFIARAEGGAHIPAGERVVIRAVLGSDLVVARTPEVIAEAAKEVQQ